From the Streptomyces syringium genome, one window contains:
- a CDS encoding GNAT family N-acetyltransferase: protein MSLEVRAIDESELTDWSRALRTGFLMPPAVTKKEVEFRRAGSDIERIQGAFDDGRCVATFRSFAQRITVPGGAAVTASAVSNVTVSPTHRRRGLLSRMMDRDLRAAKERGEVASTLISAEYPIYGRYGYGPAVWTTEWEIDVPRAGLDRRYTGPADGGRVDLVDGADARRLGPGLHERLRAVRHGVVDRDTQWWQTRTGEPPHPSYPWTEPFYAVHRSASGSVDGLLVYTADDVWEAKTSQTTATVRDCFAVTPEAERALWHFLLSVDWIIKIRTGLRAPDDLLPLLLPDPRAARTLTHADFLWLRPLDVPALLEARTYATSGSLVLDIADPAGLAAGRYLLEAGPDGASCTATTRPADLSLPVGELGTLYLGDESSTRLAALGRVTEERPGALTLADALLRTARRPWCPDIF, encoded by the coding sequence ATGAGCCTCGAAGTCCGCGCGATCGACGAATCCGAACTCACCGACTGGAGCCGCGCCCTGCGCACCGGCTTCCTCATGCCCCCCGCGGTGACCAAGAAGGAGGTCGAGTTCCGCCGCGCGGGCAGCGATATCGAGCGCATCCAGGGCGCCTTCGACGACGGGCGCTGCGTCGCCACCTTCCGCAGCTTCGCGCAGCGGATCACCGTGCCCGGCGGCGCCGCGGTGACGGCGTCCGCGGTCTCCAACGTCACCGTCTCCCCGACGCACCGCCGGCGCGGGCTGCTCAGCCGCATGATGGACCGCGATCTGCGGGCCGCCAAGGAGCGCGGCGAGGTCGCCTCGACGCTGATCTCCGCCGAGTACCCGATCTACGGCCGGTACGGCTACGGCCCGGCCGTCTGGACCACCGAGTGGGAGATCGACGTCCCCCGCGCCGGGCTCGACCGGCGCTACACGGGCCCTGCGGACGGCGGGCGCGTCGACCTCGTCGACGGCGCCGACGCCCGGCGCCTCGGCCCCGGACTGCACGAGCGGCTGCGGGCCGTACGGCACGGTGTCGTCGACCGCGACACGCAGTGGTGGCAGACCCGCACGGGCGAGCCGCCGCACCCCAGCTACCCCTGGACGGAGCCCTTCTACGCGGTCCACCGCTCTGCCTCCGGCAGCGTCGACGGCCTCCTCGTCTACACCGCCGACGATGTGTGGGAGGCCAAGACGTCGCAGACCACGGCCACCGTCCGTGACTGCTTCGCGGTCACCCCCGAGGCCGAACGCGCCCTGTGGCACTTCCTGTTGTCGGTCGACTGGATCATCAAGATCCGCACCGGCCTCCGCGCGCCCGACGATCTGCTGCCGCTCCTGCTGCCCGACCCCCGCGCGGCCCGGACGCTCACGCACGCCGACTTCCTGTGGCTGCGCCCCCTCGACGTGCCGGCGCTGCTGGAGGCCCGTACGTACGCCACCTCGGGTTCCCTCGTGCTCGACATCGCCGACCCGGCCGGGCTCGCCGCCGGCCGCTATCTCCTGGAGGCCGGACCGGACGGCGCCTCCTGCACCGCCACCACGCGCCCGGCCGATCTCTCGCTGCCCGTCGGCGAATTGGGCACCCTGTACCTCGGCGACGAGTCGTCCACCCGGCTCGCCGCCCTGGGCCGGGTCACCGAGGAACGCCCCGGCGCGCTCACCCTCGCGGACGCGCTGCTGCGCACGGCGCGCCGGCCGTGGTGCCCGGACATCTTCTGA
- a CDS encoding FecCD family ABC transporter permease, with protein sequence MGIPSQLTSPSTTGPPGRPPAPPGRPPAPRRLPLPPLLAGLGAALIGSLLCCVGLGSSGVTWSQTLRYLWAGLSGGAIAPEEFSAYTIIWELRFPRALLAAVVGAGLSAIGVAVQAMVRNALADPFVLGISSGAAVGANAVLLFGALGSLGVWALSGAAFASALAAMLLVYAAARTPYGLTPLRLVLTGTAMYYGFSAVTTLMVFSADRGESARSAMMWLLGSLGGATWASVPIAAAAVAGGLGYLLWSARNLNALAMGDETAAALGVDPDRMRRRLFVVAAAVTGAVVAVSGAIGFVGLMVPHVTRILVGADHRRVLAVAPLLGAVLLLWVDIVSRLLLAPVELPVGAITAVIGVPCFVLLMRRRGYTFGGS encoded by the coding sequence ATGGGGATCCCCTCCCAGCTCACCTCTCCGAGCACGACGGGCCCGCCCGGCAGACCGCCGGCCCCGCCCGGCAGACCGCCGGCTCCGCGCAGGCTGCCGCTGCCGCCCCTGCTGGCCGGGCTCGGGGCCGCCCTGATCGGCTCGCTCCTGTGCTGCGTCGGCCTCGGCTCCTCCGGGGTGACCTGGTCGCAGACGCTGCGCTATCTGTGGGCGGGGCTCAGCGGCGGGGCCATCGCGCCCGAAGAGTTCTCCGCCTACACCATCATCTGGGAGCTGCGCTTCCCGCGCGCCCTGCTCGCCGCCGTCGTCGGCGCCGGGCTCTCCGCGATCGGCGTCGCCGTCCAGGCCATGGTCCGCAACGCCCTCGCCGACCCCTTCGTCCTCGGGATCTCCTCCGGTGCCGCCGTCGGGGCAAACGCCGTGCTGCTCTTCGGGGCGCTGGGCTCGCTCGGCGTGTGGGCGCTGTCCGGGGCGGCCTTCGCCTCCGCGCTCGCCGCCATGCTGCTCGTCTACGCGGCGGCCCGCACCCCCTACGGGCTGACCCCGCTGCGGCTGGTGCTCACCGGCACCGCCATGTACTACGGCTTCTCGGCCGTCACCACCTTGATGGTCTTCAGCGCCGACCGCGGCGAGTCCGCCCGCTCGGCCATGATGTGGCTGCTCGGCAGCCTGGGCGGGGCCACCTGGGCGTCCGTGCCCATCGCGGCGGCCGCCGTGGCGGGCGGGCTCGGCTATCTGCTCTGGTCGGCACGGAACCTCAACGCCCTCGCCATGGGCGACGAGACCGCGGCCGCGCTCGGTGTGGACCCCGACCGGATGCGCCGACGGCTCTTCGTCGTCGCGGCGGCCGTCACCGGCGCCGTCGTCGCCGTCAGCGGTGCGATCGGCTTCGTCGGCCTGATGGTCCCGCACGTCACCCGCATACTCGTGGGCGCCGACCACCGCCGGGTCCTGGCCGTCGCACCGCTGCTGGGCGCGGTGCTGCTGCTGTGGGTCGACATCGTCTCCCGGCTGCTGCTGGCACCCGTGGAACTGCCCGTCGGTGCCATTACGGCCGTCATCGGCGTGCCCTGCTTCGTGCTGCTCATGCGGCGCCGCGGCTACACCTTCGGAGGGTCTTAG
- a CDS encoding FABP family protein, with protein MIEIPSDLHPSLVPLVFLLGKWEGAGVADFPGAEKCNFGQEVTFTHDGRDFLEYTSHSWVLDEEGKMVRPLETESGYWRIDKDRKLEVVMIRDQGVAEVWYGELADKKPQIDLATDAVARTAASGPYTGGKRLYGYVKSDLMWVGEKATPEVPLRPYMSAHLKKVADLAEWAKNLPDDMPDGVAFFNQDGTPYTG; from the coding sequence ATGATCGAGATTCCGTCCGACCTTCACCCGAGCCTCGTGCCCCTCGTCTTCCTCCTCGGCAAGTGGGAGGGCGCGGGTGTCGCCGACTTCCCCGGTGCCGAGAAGTGCAACTTCGGGCAGGAAGTCACCTTCACGCACGACGGCCGTGACTTCCTCGAGTACACCTCGCACAGCTGGGTGCTCGACGAGGAGGGCAAGATGGTCCGCCCCCTGGAGACCGAGAGCGGCTACTGGCGGATCGACAAGGACCGCAAGCTCGAGGTCGTCATGATCCGCGACCAGGGTGTCGCCGAGGTCTGGTACGGCGAGCTGGCCGACAAGAAGCCGCAGATCGACCTGGCCACGGACGCCGTCGCCCGGACCGCGGCCTCCGGCCCGTACACCGGTGGCAAGCGCCTCTACGGCTACGTCAAGAGCGACCTGATGTGGGTCGGCGAGAAGGCCACCCCCGAGGTGCCGCTGCGCCCCTACATGTCGGCGCACCTGAAGAAGGTCGCCGACCTGGCGGAGTGGGCGAAGAACCTGCCCGACGACATGCCGGACGGCGTCGCCTTCTTCAACCAGGACGGCACGCCCTACACCGGCTGA
- a CDS encoding SDR family oxidoreductase, with the protein MTTYAGKKAVIIGGTMGMGLAIGKRLVEGGAEVLLTGRNPRNLQDARTELGSSAHVVASDISDMAAIAALGDTVEEKLGRIDHLFVNAGISELAPVAQVTEESYDKQFAVNTKGAFFTVQRLLPLIAEGGSIVFTTSVADITAPPGMSVYSGTKSALWSFAQTLASELVGQGIRVNAVSPGFIDTPGGGVQGLTPEEFEAMQQWGDTATPMRRHGTADEVARAALFLAVDATFTTGERLYVDGGIGQHVAVPQG; encoded by the coding sequence ATGACCACGTATGCGGGCAAGAAGGCCGTCATCATCGGTGGGACGATGGGCATGGGACTGGCCATCGGCAAGCGGCTCGTCGAGGGCGGCGCGGAGGTCCTGCTGACCGGCCGCAACCCCCGGAACCTCCAGGACGCGCGGACCGAGCTCGGCTCGTCGGCCCATGTGGTCGCCTCCGACATCTCCGACATGGCCGCCATCGCGGCGCTCGGTGACACGGTGGAGGAGAAGCTCGGGCGGATCGACCACCTCTTCGTCAACGCGGGCATCTCGGAGCTGGCCCCGGTCGCGCAGGTCACCGAGGAGAGTTACGACAAGCAGTTCGCGGTGAACACCAAGGGCGCGTTCTTCACCGTGCAGCGCCTGCTGCCGCTGATCGCGGAGGGCGGATCGATCGTCTTCACCACCTCGGTCGCCGACATCACGGCGCCGCCCGGCATGAGCGTCTACTCCGGTACGAAGTCGGCCCTGTGGTCCTTCGCCCAGACGCTCGCCTCGGAGCTGGTGGGGCAGGGCATCCGCGTCAACGCGGTGTCGCCCGGCTTCATCGACACCCCCGGTGGGGGCGTGCAGGGCCTGACCCCCGAGGAGTTCGAGGCCATGCAGCAGTGGGGTGACACCGCCACCCCGATGCGGCGGCACGGTACGGCCGACGAGGTGGCCCGTGCCGCGCTGTTCCTGGCCGTGGACGCGACGTTCACCACGGGCGAGAGGCTGTACGTCGACGGCGGCATCGGCCAGCATGTTGCCGTCCCGCAGGGGTGA
- a CDS encoding DUF3099 domain-containing protein: MYARRRHVYFAMMGTCIGLFILAWSVVRLWSVPVAVGMCVVAMLIPPVAAIMANRRGPDDRWWDDPSGDPKSDEWWDELDGKR; the protein is encoded by the coding sequence ATGTACGCGCGGAGGCGCCATGTCTACTTCGCCATGATGGGCACGTGCATCGGCCTGTTCATCCTGGCGTGGTCCGTGGTGCGGCTGTGGTCCGTTCCCGTCGCCGTGGGCATGTGCGTCGTGGCCATGCTGATCCCGCCGGTCGCGGCGATCATGGCCAACCGCCGGGGGCCGGACGACCGCTGGTGGGACGATCCGTCCGGCGACCCGAAGTCGGACGAGTGGTGGGACGAGCTAGACGGCAAACGGTAG
- a CDS encoding RsiG family protein has protein sequence MPTPTEDGPMLKAVDSLNPRPPSQRSGRLADVPVRRLGDLRLAELRAVRRDAQRDEADLSYVRRLLQGRIDILRAELARRAAPGSPLMERLVVDRLSEILADVPSAHRSSARHVTLGTPHSEEFRRLAEDMLSEVELSDLAARTDHELHEGMARLVAYERQVSGRRQQLQRTTDDCSAEIARRYREGEAQVDDLLS, from the coding sequence ATGCCCACACCCACCGAGGACGGCCCCATGCTCAAGGCAGTGGACAGTCTCAACCCCCGCCCGCCGAGCCAGCGTTCCGGCAGGCTCGCGGACGTCCCCGTGCGGCGGCTGGGCGATCTGCGGCTCGCGGAGCTGCGCGCGGTGCGCCGGGACGCGCAGCGCGACGAGGCGGACCTCAGCTATGTGCGGCGGCTGCTCCAGGGCCGCATCGACATCCTGCGGGCCGAGCTGGCCCGTCGCGCGGCCCCGGGCTCGCCCCTCATGGAGCGGCTCGTCGTCGACCGGCTGTCGGAGATCCTCGCGGACGTGCCGTCCGCCCACCGCTCCTCCGCCCGCCATGTGACGCTCGGAACACCGCACAGCGAGGAGTTCCGCCGGCTGGCCGAGGACATGCTCTCCGAGGTGGAGCTGTCCGACCTGGCCGCCCGGACGGACCACGAGCTGCACGAGGGGATGGCCCGCCTCGTGGCCTACGAGCGGCAGGTCTCCGGCCGCCGCCAGCAGCTGCAGCGCACGACCGACGATTGCAGTGCCGAGATCGCCCGCAGGTACCGTGAAGGGGAAGCACAAGTAGACGACCTCCTCTCGTGA
- a CDS encoding asparaginase: MTSSLLAPPPAAAHGIPPVLAEVVRSGFVEGHHRGSLVLLAADGSVELALGDPAAPVYPRSANKPMQAAAMLRAGLELSGERLALAAASHSGEGFHLELVRTMLTEFGLQESALQTPADLPLDPVEAESYLAAGRVRDRVTMNCSGKHAAMIATSAANGWPLDSYLDPVHPLQRLVLEVVQEASGERVAHVGTDGCGAPLMALTLTGLARAFRTFVLAAPGTPERRVADAMRAHPEYVAGTRRPDTWLMREVPGVLSKMGAESVQAVALPDGRALAFKIDDGAPRAMGPVLARALELLGVDSPVVARIGEMPLLGGAERVGSIRAAF; this comes from the coding sequence ATGACCTCCTCGCTCCTCGCGCCCCCGCCCGCCGCCGCCCACGGCATACCCCCGGTCCTCGCCGAGGTCGTGCGTTCCGGCTTCGTCGAAGGCCACCACCGGGGCTCGCTGGTGCTGCTGGCCGCCGACGGAAGCGTCGAGCTGGCGCTCGGCGACCCGGCGGCCCCGGTCTACCCGCGCTCGGCCAACAAGCCCATGCAGGCCGCCGCCATGCTGCGGGCCGGGCTGGAGCTGTCCGGCGAGCGCCTGGCCCTGGCGGCCGCCAGCCACTCCGGCGAGGGCTTCCACCTGGAGCTGGTGCGCACGATGCTCACCGAGTTCGGCCTTCAGGAGAGCGCTCTGCAGACCCCGGCCGACCTGCCGCTGGACCCGGTCGAGGCCGAGTCCTACCTGGCGGCGGGCCGGGTCCGCGACCGCGTCACGATGAACTGCTCCGGCAAGCACGCGGCCATGATCGCCACCAGCGCCGCCAACGGCTGGCCGCTGGACTCCTACCTCGACCCCGTGCACCCGCTCCAGCGCCTGGTGCTGGAGGTCGTGCAGGAGGCGAGCGGCGAGCGCGTCGCCCACGTCGGTACGGACGGCTGCGGGGCCCCGCTGATGGCCTTGACCCTCACCGGGCTGGCCCGGGCCTTCCGCACCTTCGTCCTGGCCGCTCCGGGCACCCCCGAGCGCCGGGTGGCGGACGCGATGCGCGCCCACCCGGAGTACGTGGCCGGCACCCGCCGCCCCGACACCTGGCTGATGCGCGAGGTGCCCGGCGTGCTGTCGAAGATGGGCGCCGAGTCCGTCCAGGCCGTGGCCCTCCCGGACGGCCGCGCCCTCGCCTTCAAGATCGACGACGGCGCCCCGCGCGCCATGGGCCCCGTCCTGGCCCGCGCCCTGGAGCTGCTCGGCGTCGACTCCCCCGTCGTGGCCCGCATCGGCGAGATGCCGCTGCTGGGCGGCGCGGAGCGGGTGGGCTCGATACGAGCGGCGTTCTGA
- a CDS encoding ABC transporter substrate-binding protein has translation MATAAARTARTLTALVAAVALAGCGAKVDDSSEGKTTQSKGDGVRRGAAAHYPVTIENCGVKTTYDKAPQRVVTNDVGIAEIMFALGLEDHMAGYVAPDYKGDRDDRAAAAWTDGYKKVKWLSKKEITKEIVLDAKADLVFAGWNYGFGEGNGFTPASLKKLGIGSYVLTESCRNNGDAKSRGVMPPLEALYTDLETLGKVFDVEDRAAKLIAGFKKQVADAQAQLPKDGERPSVFLYDDGRDKPLTSGMYAGPHDIITKAGGDHVMKDLKDSWVSVSWEAVVERNPDVIVINNYGDVTAQQKKEFLKSYAPLAGVSAIKNDRIFVLDYVDLVESPRNPAAIVALSQYLKGVRKG, from the coding sequence ATGGCCACCGCCGCCGCCCGTACCGCCCGCACCCTGACCGCCCTCGTCGCCGCCGTCGCCCTCGCGGGCTGCGGCGCGAAGGTCGACGACTCCTCGGAGGGGAAGACGACCCAGTCCAAGGGGGACGGGGTCAGGAGGGGCGCTGCGGCGCACTACCCCGTGACCATCGAGAACTGCGGGGTGAAGACGACGTACGACAAGGCGCCGCAGCGGGTGGTGACCAACGACGTCGGCATCGCGGAGATCATGTTCGCGCTCGGCCTGGAGGACCACATGGCGGGGTATGTGGCGCCGGACTACAAGGGCGACCGGGACGACCGGGCGGCGGCCGCCTGGACGGACGGCTACAAGAAGGTGAAGTGGCTGTCCAAGAAGGAGATCACCAAGGAGATCGTCCTCGACGCCAAGGCCGATCTCGTCTTCGCGGGCTGGAACTACGGCTTCGGCGAGGGCAACGGCTTCACCCCCGCGTCCCTGAAGAAGCTGGGCATCGGCTCGTACGTGCTGACCGAGTCCTGCCGCAACAACGGTGACGCCAAGTCCCGCGGGGTGATGCCGCCGCTGGAGGCGCTCTACACCGACCTGGAGACGCTGGGGAAGGTCTTCGACGTCGAGGACCGGGCGGCGAAGCTCATCGCCGGGTTCAAGAAGCAGGTCGCCGACGCACAGGCGCAGCTCCCGAAGGACGGCGAGCGGCCCAGCGTCTTCCTCTACGACGACGGCCGGGACAAGCCGCTGACGTCCGGGATGTACGCCGGACCGCACGACATCATCACCAAGGCCGGCGGCGACCACGTGATGAAGGACCTCAAGGACTCCTGGGTGTCGGTCAGCTGGGAGGCGGTCGTGGAGCGCAACCCGGACGTCATCGTGATCAACAACTACGGCGATGTCACGGCGCAGCAGAAGAAGGAGTTCCTGAAGTCCTACGCCCCGCTCGCGGGCGTCTCGGCCATCAAGAACGACCGCATTTTCGTCCTCGACTACGTCGATCTCGTCGAGAGCCCCCGCAACCCGGCGGCCATCGTCGCGCTGTCCCAGTACCTGAAGGGGGTCCGCAAGGGCTGA
- a CDS encoding Fur family transcriptional regulator: MVDTDWQSDLRKRGYRLTPQRQLVLEAVDRLEHATPDDILTEVRKTAGGVNISTVYRTLELLEELGLVSHAHLGHGAPTYHLADRHHHIHLVCRDCTDVIEADLSVAEPFTATLRETFGFETDMKHFAIFGQCAKCSAKAPSAGS; this comes from the coding sequence GTGGTGGACACCGACTGGCAGAGCGATCTCCGTAAGCGCGGCTACCGGCTGACCCCGCAGCGCCAGCTCGTGCTGGAGGCGGTGGACCGGCTGGAGCACGCGACGCCGGACGACATCCTCACCGAGGTCCGCAAGACCGCGGGCGGGGTCAACATCTCCACGGTCTACCGGACACTGGAGCTGCTGGAGGAGCTGGGGCTGGTCAGCCACGCCCACCTCGGCCACGGTGCGCCCACGTACCACCTGGCCGACCGGCACCACCACATACACCTGGTCTGCCGGGACTGCACGGACGTGATCGAGGCCGATCTGTCGGTGGCGGAGCCCTTCACGGCGACGCTGCGCGAGACGTTCGGCTTCGAGACGGACATGAAGCACTTCGCGATCTTCGGGCAGTGCGCCAAGTGCTCCGCGAAAGCGCCGTCCGCCGGGTCGTAG
- the dtd gene encoding D-aminoacyl-tRNA deacylase, whose amino-acid sequence MRAVVQRVDGASVVVDGAVVGEILGEGLCVLVGVTHEDTEAKAAQLARKLWSLRILDEEKSCSDVGAPLLVISQFTLYGDARKGRRPTWNAAAPGPVAEPLVDEVVTRLRALGAEVATGRFGADMKVSLTNNGPFTVLLEV is encoded by the coding sequence ATGCGTGCAGTGGTGCAGAGAGTGGACGGCGCGAGCGTCGTCGTGGACGGTGCGGTGGTCGGCGAGATCCTCGGCGAGGGGTTGTGCGTGCTTGTCGGAGTGACGCACGAGGACACTGAGGCGAAGGCCGCGCAGCTGGCGCGCAAGCTGTGGTCGCTGCGGATCCTCGACGAGGAGAAGTCCTGCTCGGACGTGGGCGCACCCCTGCTGGTGATCTCCCAGTTCACTCTCTACGGTGACGCCCGCAAGGGCCGCCGCCCCACGTGGAACGCCGCGGCGCCGGGCCCCGTGGCGGAACCCTTGGTCGACGAGGTGGTCACCCGGCTACGCGCCCTGGGCGCCGAAGTGGCAACGGGCCGCTTCGGCGCGGACATGAAGGTCTCCCTGACGAACAACGGCCCGTTCACGGTCCTGCTGGAGGTGTAA
- a CDS encoding DsrE family protein, translated as MAKKLVIKVTAGADAPERCSQAFTVAAVAVASGVEVSLWLTGESSWFALPGRAAEFDLPHAAPLPDLIDGIKAGGGTITVCTQCAARRDIEEKDLIEGARIAGAQVFVSEAMGDGVQALVY; from the coding sequence ATGGCGAAGAAGCTCGTGATCAAGGTGACGGCGGGCGCGGACGCGCCCGAGCGGTGCTCGCAGGCGTTCACGGTGGCGGCGGTCGCCGTCGCGAGCGGTGTCGAGGTGTCGTTGTGGCTGACCGGTGAGTCGTCGTGGTTCGCGCTGCCGGGCCGGGCGGCGGAGTTCGACCTGCCGCACGCGGCGCCGCTGCCGGACCTGATCGACGGCATCAAGGCGGGCGGCGGGACGATCACGGTCTGCACGCAGTGCGCGGCGCGGCGGGACATCGAGGAGAAGGATCTGATCGAGGGCGCGCGGATTGCGGGGGCGCAGGTGTTCGTCTCGGAGGCGATGGGGGACGGCGTGCAGGCGCTCGTGTACTGA
- a CDS encoding NADPH-dependent FMN reductase: protein MSDSPYRLAVVVASTREGRFGPTVAGWFAEQTAQRTDIDVDVIDLADHPLPVNLSSDPGPEAAALLAEVSPRLAEADAFVVITPEYNHSYPASVKNLIDWHYTQWQAKPVGFISYGGLSGGLRAVEHLRPVFAELHAVTIRETISFHSPWGKFDDNGRHLDEEAGTAAAGAAKVMLDQLTWWALALREARAARPYGN from the coding sequence ATGTCCGACAGCCCGTACCGCCTCGCCGTCGTCGTCGCCTCCACCCGCGAAGGCCGCTTCGGCCCCACGGTGGCCGGCTGGTTCGCCGAGCAGACCGCCCAGCGCACCGACATCGACGTGGACGTCATAGACCTCGCCGACCACCCGCTGCCGGTGAACCTGTCCAGCGACCCCGGCCCGGAGGCTGCCGCCCTTCTCGCCGAGGTCTCCCCGCGCCTCGCCGAGGCCGACGCCTTCGTCGTCATCACCCCCGAGTACAACCACAGCTACCCGGCCTCGGTGAAGAACCTCATCGACTGGCACTACACCCAGTGGCAGGCCAAGCCGGTCGGCTTCATCTCCTACGGCGGCCTCTCCGGCGGTCTGCGCGCCGTCGAGCACCTGCGCCCGGTCTTCGCCGAGCTGCACGCGGTGACCATCCGCGAGACGATCAGCTTCCACAGCCCGTGGGGCAAGTTCGACGACAACGGCCGCCACCTGGACGAGGAGGCCGGCACGGCCGCCGCCGGTGCTGCGAAGGTCATGCTCGACCAGCTCACCTGGTGGGCGCTGGCCCTGCGCGAGGCGCGTGCCGCGCGCCCGTACGGCAACTGA
- a CDS encoding ABC transporter ATP-binding protein, translating into MRVDIEDLSVEIAGARLVTDIALRADSGQFVGLVGPNGSGKSTLLRCVYRALRPAAGSVRLGGDDLHALSPREGARRLAALPQESASEFDFTVGEIVAMGRLPHQSAAGRVTAADTEVCADVLERVGATHLADRGFLTLSGGEKQRVLIARALAQQPKVLVLDEPTNHLDIAQQLEVLALVRGSGLTVLAALHDLNLAATHCDALYVIADGRIVASGPPHDVLTAELLADVFGVRAHRVPHPESGAPQLLFDRLPAR; encoded by the coding sequence ATGCGCGTCGACATCGAGGACCTGTCGGTCGAGATCGCGGGCGCCCGGCTCGTCACGGACATCGCGCTCCGGGCGGACAGCGGACAGTTCGTCGGCCTGGTCGGGCCCAATGGCAGCGGCAAGTCCACCCTGCTGCGCTGCGTCTACCGCGCCCTGCGGCCGGCCGCGGGCAGCGTCCGCCTCGGCGGTGACGACCTGCACGCGCTGAGCCCCCGGGAGGGCGCCCGCAGGCTGGCGGCGCTGCCGCAGGAGTCGGCGAGCGAGTTCGACTTCACCGTCGGCGAGATCGTCGCCATGGGGCGGCTGCCGCACCAGAGCGCCGCCGGGCGCGTCACGGCGGCCGACACCGAGGTCTGCGCGGACGTCCTGGAGCGGGTCGGCGCGACCCACCTCGCCGACCGGGGCTTTCTGACCCTGTCGGGCGGCGAGAAGCAGCGGGTGCTGATCGCGCGGGCCCTGGCGCAGCAGCCGAAGGTGCTGGTCCTGGACGAGCCGACGAACCATCTGGACATCGCCCAGCAGCTGGAGGTCCTGGCACTGGTGCGCGGCTCCGGGCTGACGGTCCTGGCCGCGCTGCACGACCTCAATCTGGCCGCCACCCACTGCGACGCCCTGTACGTCATCGCCGACGGCCGCATCGTCGCCTCCGGGCCGCCGCACGACGTGCTGACCGCCGAGCTGCTCGCCGACGTCTTCGGCGTACGGGCGCACCGGGTGCCGCACCCCGAGTCCGGCGCCCCGCAACTGCTCTTCGACCGCCTTCCCGCCCGCTGA
- the ygfZ gene encoding CAF17-like 4Fe-4S cluster assembly/insertion protein YgfZ, producing the protein MLRHTKASPLLSLPGAVPAEGPDEGVAAHYGDLFREQRALAGGSGFVDLSHRGVVTVTGADRLSWLHLLITQHVSDLPAGQATEALVLSANGHIEHALYLVDDGETTWAHVEPGTQGDLIAYLESMKFFYRVEVADRTDDFAVVHLPAGSIAESPEGVVVRETPHGRDLFLPRAELTAFAGSHGPAAGSLAHEALRVEAHRPRLGLETDHRTIPHELGWLGTAVHLQKGCYRGQETVARVHNLGKPPRRLVFLHLDGSDVKLPGHGAPVRLAADGAEGRQLGFVTTSARHHELGPIALALVKRNVPLDAALVVGEGTAAAQEVVVEP; encoded by the coding sequence ATGCTGCGTCATACGAAAGCCAGCCCCCTGCTGTCGCTGCCCGGTGCCGTGCCCGCCGAGGGCCCGGACGAGGGCGTCGCCGCGCACTACGGCGACCTGTTCCGCGAGCAGCGCGCGCTCGCCGGCGGGTCCGGATTCGTGGACCTCTCGCACCGCGGAGTGGTCACCGTCACCGGCGCCGACCGGCTGAGCTGGCTGCACCTGCTGATCACCCAGCACGTGAGCGACCTCCCGGCCGGGCAGGCCACGGAGGCACTCGTCCTCTCCGCCAACGGCCACATCGAGCACGCGCTGTACCTGGTGGACGACGGGGAGACGACCTGGGCCCATGTGGAGCCCGGCACCCAGGGCGATCTGATCGCCTACCTGGAGAGCATGAAGTTCTTCTACCGGGTCGAGGTCGCCGACCGTACGGACGACTTCGCCGTGGTCCACCTCCCGGCGGGCTCGATCGCCGAGTCCCCCGAGGGCGTCGTGGTGCGCGAGACGCCGCACGGCCGGGACCTGTTCCTGCCGCGCGCGGAGCTGACGGCGTTCGCGGGCTCGCACGGCCCCGCGGCGGGCTCCCTCGCCCACGAGGCGCTGCGCGTCGAGGCGCACCGTCCGCGGCTGGGCCTGGAGACCGACCACCGCACCATCCCGCACGAGCTGGGCTGGCTCGGCACGGCGGTCCATCTGCAGAAGGGCTGCTACCGCGGCCAGGAGACCGTCGCCCGTGTCCACAACCTGGGGAAGCCGCCGCGCCGGCTGGTCTTCCTGCACCTGGACGGCAGCGACGTGAAGCTGCCCGGCCACGGTGCGCCCGTCCGCCTCGCGGCGGACGGCGCGGAGGGCCGCCAGCTGGGCTTCGTCACCACCTCGGCCCGCCACCACGAGCTGGGCCCGATCGCCCTGGCCCTGGTGAAGCGGAACGTACCCCTGGACGCGGCGCTGGTGGTCGGCGAGGGGACGGCGGCAGCGCAGGAGGTCGTGGTCGAGCCGTAG